In the Parus major isolate Abel chromosome 4A, Parus_major1.1, whole genome shotgun sequence genome, one interval contains:
- the NHSL2 gene encoding NHS-like protein 2 isoform X2, with translation MGRAEPRSLHHPSLGKEEGPGPGQWAVALTQTASSWSLPLPAGAGGSEDGEAQCSRCGLRQQLLGGRSERLPPALRAMAKVEWLLAPWHRAATSNLDLESKKAAPAKLPWQQPVNVFLAAGRPPGMEQLHQEAQLNLQSLLQEEYEEQYTESRVTGQTFRAAGHLPPDTSPEPSPRPPPAKRLEFVLMPPSQRAAEEESTSSAVLGARPPDTSLSLPTSPDKQPPWPRAFPLPPVEEKQWQQPGSIQTNIVPINVSETAMNPKSTLRRRRTIIGFPNPSLRDQGSANGPTSSTRAPIAESLSCSFVPETTSGGTPQEISPRPPLSAPLRKTFSDLGARCCQPPAAMDGAASPCASACNGTQGTPFSPPWSPLGYGSPSSLTTGPGKGPTCASPGGSVTSPGPGSPAASTSFFITTEERVGSNGPSFFSGPGPASPAGSGCIQGAKGDFLPGSREEPEPAAGPVQLEVERAGCRFRERSLSVPTDSGSLCSVDIAYAETRRGSANYALGYPSASSEGSTSTDNISLGLEPEGQRRRRSKSISLKKAKKKPSPPTRSVSLIKEGQDGDVGLSAALPKDQRPKSLCIPPELQGHRLVHADPQGSAGREPNSTAAPHQCHLTDWRAGSDPYQSLSGSSTTTGTTAVECAKTRGSSESLVSPSVSRATTPSQLSAEADLKTSSPGRPTGLMSPSSGYSSQSETPTPTVPTSTILGHSPHQVRVRPLVPERKSSLPPTSPMERSPKGRLSFDLPLTPPAHLDLSGLKISLKGKTKVSRHHSDSTFGTKLAQKTSPITPIMPVVTQSDLRSVRLRSISRSEPEDNADGPEHTEEPARVPCPGPERKVKPPVAEKPPLARRPPCILPKPPVLREEGPLSPKSPPGTAAKEKGLAQEAVVVLRRGELRRGLGEPHLSLTPAGPRRLSQGSLDELRPERGGAEGERRKAKVPPPVPKKPSVLYLPLMPAPAQLAAGVGDLPPTPSPIITLDTEPACCDPDAEDLPSPKAVGSTPASEPASEQGSSAEASTEEKSFASDKTAESIVEEDDEVFTTSRTTEDLFTVIHRSKRKVLGRKEPGDTFSSRPTSHSPVKTSGSPAGESLAAAGSSGKSSSRNEDFKALLQKKSSKTSPGTRPSAAELLKTTNPLARRVITEFAPELDGANSPKSQP, from the exons ATGGGCCGTGCAGAGCCACGGTCCCTCCACCATCCTTccctggggaaggaagaggggcCGGGGCCAGGACAATGGGCTGTGGCGCTGACTCAAACAGCCAGTTCCTGGTCGCTTCCTCTCCCCgctggagctggaggcagcGAGGACGGGGAAGCTCAGTGCTCTCGGTGCGGtttgaggcagcagctcctgggtggCCGGAGCGAGCGGCTTCCCCCAGCACTCAGAGCCATGGCCAAGGTGGAGTGGCTCCTGGCACCCTGGCACCGGGCAG CCACCTCTAACCTGGACCTCGAGAGCAAGAAAGCCGCCCCCGCCAAGCTGCCATGGCAGCAGCCCGTGAACGTGTTCCTGGCAGCTGGGCGCCCACCGGGCATGGAGCAGCTGCACCAGGAGGCCCAGCTCAACCTCCAGAGCTTGCTGCAAG AGGAGTATGAGGAGCAGTACACCGAGAGCAGGGTCACCGGGCAGACCTTCCGTGCTGCTGGTCACCTGCCCCCCGACACCTCCCCTGAACCGTCACCTCGACCCCCACCTGCCAAGCGCCTTGAGTTCGTGCTTATG CCCCCGAGCCAGCGAGCGGCCGAAGAGGAGAGCACCAGCAGCGCTGTGCTCGGTGCTCGGCCTCCTGACAcctccctgagcctccccaCCAGCCCGGACAAGCAGCCCCCCTGGCCCAGGgccttccccctgccccccgTGGAGGAgaagcagtggcagcagcccGGCTCCATCCAGACCAACATTGTCCCCATCAATGTCTCGG AGACCGCGATGAACCCCAAGTCCACCCTGCGGCGTAGACGGACCATTATTGGATTCCCTAACCCGTCCCTGCGAGACCAAG gcagTGCCAACGGCCCCACATCCAGCACACGCGCGCCCATCGCCGagtccctgtcctgcagcttcGTGCCCGAGACCACGAGCGGGGGGACGCCCCAGGAGATCAGCCCTCGTCCGCCCCTCTCGGCCCCGCTGAGGAAGACCTTCAGTGACCTCGGGGCCCGCTGCTGCCAGCCGCCTGCTGCCATGGATGGGGCAGCCAgcccctgtgccagtgcctgcaATGGGACACAGGGCACCCCTTTCTCCCCGCCCTGGAGCCCCCTGGGTTATGGGAGCCCCTCCAGCCTCACCACTGGCCCGGGCAAGGGGCCCACCTGCGCCTCGCCGGGCGGCTCCGTCACATCGCCCGGCCCGGGTTCCCCCGCCGCCTCCACCTCCTTCTTCATCACCACAGAAGAGCGCGTGGGCAGCAATGGGCCCAGCTTCTTCTCTGGCCCAGGGCCCGCTTCCCCCGCCGGCTCCGGCTGCATCCAGGGAGCCAAGGGGGATTTCTTGCCGGGAAGCCGAGAGGAGCCGGAGCCGGCGGCAGGGCCGGTGCAGCTGGAGGTGGAGCGGGCAGGGTGCCGCTTCCGTGAGCGCTCACTGTCGGTGCCCACCGACTCGGGGTCCCTCTGCTCCGTGGACATCGCGTACGCCGAGACCCGGCGGGGCAGCGCCAACTATGCCCTGGGCTACCCCAGCGCCAGCTCCGAGGGCAGCACCAGCACCGACAACatctccctggggctggagcccgaggggcagcggcggcggcgctcCAAGAGCATCTCCCTGAAGAAGGCCAAGAAGAAGCCCTCGCCACCCACACGCAGCGTCTCGCTGATCAAAGAGGGGCAGGACGGTGACGTGGGGCTGAGCGCGGCGCTGCCCAAGGACCAGCGGCCCAAGAGCCTGTGCATCCCACCGGAGCTCCAGGGCCACCGGCTGGTGCACGCCGACCCCCAGGGGAGTGCGGGCAGGGAGCCCAACAGCACAGCCGCCCCTCACCAGTGTCATCTCACGGACTGGAGGGCCGGCAGCGATCCCTACCAGTCCCTCTCTGGCTCAAGCACGACCACGGGGACCACGGCCGTTGAGTGTGCCAAGACACGGGGCAGCTCTGAGTCCCTCGTGTCCCCCTCAGTCTCCAGGGCCACGACGccctcccagctctctgccGAGGCAGACCTCAAGACCTCCTCGCCCGGCAGGCCCACAGGGCTGATGTCCCCATCCAGCGGGTACTCCAGTCAGTCGGAGACCCCAACCCCCACCGTACCCACCTCCACCATCCTCGGGCATTCCCCACACCAGGTGCGTGTGAGGCCGCTGGTCCCCGAGAGGAAATCCTCTCTGCCCCCCACGTCCCCCATGGAGAGGAGCCCCAAGGGCAGGCTGTCCTTCGACCTCCCACTGACTCCACCCGCCCACCTCGACCTCTCAGGGCTGAAGATCTCCCTGAAGGGCAAGACGAAGGTCAGCCGGCACCACTCTGACTCCACCTTTGGCACCAAGCTGGCCCAGAAGACCAGTCCCATCACACCCATCATGCCCGTGGTGACACAGTCCGACCTGCGCTCCGTCCGCCTCCGCTCCATCAGCCGCTCGGAGCCAGAGGACAACGCCGATGGCCCGGAGCACACGGAGGAGCCAGCACGCGTCCCCTGCCCGGGGCCGGAGAGGAAAGTGAAGCCACCCGTGGCAGAGAAGCCACCACTGGCCAGACGCCCCCCGTGCATCCTGCCCAAGCCCCCAGTTCTGCGGGAGGAGGGTCCCTTGTCCCCCAAATCCCCgccaggcactgctgccaaGGAGaaggggctggcacaggaggcCGTTGTGGTGCTGCGGAGAGGGGAGCTGAGGAGGGGTCTGGGGGAGCCCCACTTGTCCCTGACCCCGGCGGGGCCCCGGCGGCTCTCGCAGGGCAGCCTGGACGAGCTGCGGCCAGAGCGGGGCGGTGCCGAGGGGGAGCGCAGGAAAGCCAAGGTGCCGCCGCCAGTGCCCAAAAAACCCAGCGTGCTGTACCTGCCGCTCatgccagccccagcacagctggcagctggtGTGGGGGACCTGCcacccacccccagccccatcaTCACGCTGGACACCGAGCCCGCCTGCTGCGACCCTGACGCCGAGGATCTGCCGTCCCCCAAGGCTGTGGGCAGCACGCCTGCCAGCGAGCCCGCCTCAGAGCAAG gcagctcagcagaagCCAGCACGGAGGAGAAGAGCTTTGCCAGTGACAAGACGGCCGAGTCCATCGtggaggaggatgatgaggtGTTCACAACGTCCCGCACCACAGAGGATCTCTTCACGGTGATCCACAG GTCGAAGAGGAAGGTCTTGGGGCGGAAAGAGCCTGGTGACACCTTCAGCAGCCGACCCACCTCCCACTCACCCGTAAAGACTTCAGGCTCCCCAGCTGGTGAGTCCCTGGCAGCAGCGGGCAGCAGTGGGAAGTCTTCCAGCAGGAATGAGGATTTTAAAGCCCTGCTCCAGAAgaagagcagcaaaaccagccCCGGTACTCGGCCATCTGCCGCCGAACTGCTCAAGACCACGAACCCACTGGCCCGGAGGGTCATCACAGAGTTTGCCCCTGAGCTGGACGGTGCAAACAGCCCCAAAAGCCAGCCCTGA
- the NHSL2 gene encoding NHS-like protein 2 isoform X6, with the protein MALSNLSLWIRDAWAVATSNLDLESKKAAPAKLPWQQPVNVFLAAGRPPGMEQLHQEAQLNLQSLLQEEYEEQYTESRVTGQTFRAAGHLPPDTSPEPSPRPPPAKRLEFVLMPPSQRAAEEESTSSAVLGARPPDTSLSLPTSPDKQPPWPRAFPLPPVEEKQWQQPGSIQTNIVPINVSETAMNPKSTLRRRRTIIGFPNPSLRDQGSANGPTSSTRAPIAESLSCSFVPETTSGGTPQEISPRPPLSAPLRKTFSDLGARCCQPPAAMDGAASPCASACNGTQGTPFSPPWSPLGYGSPSSLTTGPGKGPTCASPGGSVTSPGPGSPAASTSFFITTEERVGSNGPSFFSGPGPASPAGSGCIQGAKGDFLPGSREEPEPAAGPVQLEVERAGCRFRERSLSVPTDSGSLCSVDIAYAETRRGSANYALGYPSASSEGSTSTDNISLGLEPEGQRRRRSKSISLKKAKKKPSPPTRSVSLIKEGQDGDVGLSAALPKDQRPKSLCIPPELQGHRLVHADPQGSAGREPNSTAAPHQCHLTDWRAGSDPYQSLSGSSTTTGTTAVECAKTRGSSESLVSPSVSRATTPSQLSAEADLKTSSPGRPTGLMSPSSGYSSQSETPTPTVPTSTILGHSPHQVRVRPLVPERKSSLPPTSPMERSPKGRLSFDLPLTPPAHLDLSGLKISLKGKTKVSRHHSDSTFGTKLAQKTSPITPIMPVVTQSDLRSVRLRSISRSEPEDNADGPEHTEEPARVPCPGPERKVKPPVAEKPPLARRPPCILPKPPVLREEGPLSPKSPPGTAAKEKGLAQEAVVVLRRGELRRGLGEPHLSLTPAGPRRLSQGSLDELRPERGGAEGERRKAKVPPPVPKKPSVLYLPLMPAPAQLAAGVGDLPPTPSPIITLDTEPACCDPDAEDLPSPKAVGSTPASEPASEQGSSAEASTEEKSFASDKTAESIVEEDDEVFTTSRTTEDLFTVIHRSKRKVLGRKEPGDTFSSRPTSHSPVKTSGSPAGESLAAAGSSGKSSSRNEDFKALLQKKSSKTSPGTRPSAAELLKTTNPLARRVITEFAPELDGANSPKSQP; encoded by the exons ATGGCTCTGTCAAATCTCTCCCTGTGGATTCGGGATGCCTGGGCTGTGG CCACCTCTAACCTGGACCTCGAGAGCAAGAAAGCCGCCCCCGCCAAGCTGCCATGGCAGCAGCCCGTGAACGTGTTCCTGGCAGCTGGGCGCCCACCGGGCATGGAGCAGCTGCACCAGGAGGCCCAGCTCAACCTCCAGAGCTTGCTGCAAG AGGAGTATGAGGAGCAGTACACCGAGAGCAGGGTCACCGGGCAGACCTTCCGTGCTGCTGGTCACCTGCCCCCCGACACCTCCCCTGAACCGTCACCTCGACCCCCACCTGCCAAGCGCCTTGAGTTCGTGCTTATG CCCCCGAGCCAGCGAGCGGCCGAAGAGGAGAGCACCAGCAGCGCTGTGCTCGGTGCTCGGCCTCCTGACAcctccctgagcctccccaCCAGCCCGGACAAGCAGCCCCCCTGGCCCAGGgccttccccctgccccccgTGGAGGAgaagcagtggcagcagcccGGCTCCATCCAGACCAACATTGTCCCCATCAATGTCTCGG AGACCGCGATGAACCCCAAGTCCACCCTGCGGCGTAGACGGACCATTATTGGATTCCCTAACCCGTCCCTGCGAGACCAAG gcagTGCCAACGGCCCCACATCCAGCACACGCGCGCCCATCGCCGagtccctgtcctgcagcttcGTGCCCGAGACCACGAGCGGGGGGACGCCCCAGGAGATCAGCCCTCGTCCGCCCCTCTCGGCCCCGCTGAGGAAGACCTTCAGTGACCTCGGGGCCCGCTGCTGCCAGCCGCCTGCTGCCATGGATGGGGCAGCCAgcccctgtgccagtgcctgcaATGGGACACAGGGCACCCCTTTCTCCCCGCCCTGGAGCCCCCTGGGTTATGGGAGCCCCTCCAGCCTCACCACTGGCCCGGGCAAGGGGCCCACCTGCGCCTCGCCGGGCGGCTCCGTCACATCGCCCGGCCCGGGTTCCCCCGCCGCCTCCACCTCCTTCTTCATCACCACAGAAGAGCGCGTGGGCAGCAATGGGCCCAGCTTCTTCTCTGGCCCAGGGCCCGCTTCCCCCGCCGGCTCCGGCTGCATCCAGGGAGCCAAGGGGGATTTCTTGCCGGGAAGCCGAGAGGAGCCGGAGCCGGCGGCAGGGCCGGTGCAGCTGGAGGTGGAGCGGGCAGGGTGCCGCTTCCGTGAGCGCTCACTGTCGGTGCCCACCGACTCGGGGTCCCTCTGCTCCGTGGACATCGCGTACGCCGAGACCCGGCGGGGCAGCGCCAACTATGCCCTGGGCTACCCCAGCGCCAGCTCCGAGGGCAGCACCAGCACCGACAACatctccctggggctggagcccgaggggcagcggcggcggcgctcCAAGAGCATCTCCCTGAAGAAGGCCAAGAAGAAGCCCTCGCCACCCACACGCAGCGTCTCGCTGATCAAAGAGGGGCAGGACGGTGACGTGGGGCTGAGCGCGGCGCTGCCCAAGGACCAGCGGCCCAAGAGCCTGTGCATCCCACCGGAGCTCCAGGGCCACCGGCTGGTGCACGCCGACCCCCAGGGGAGTGCGGGCAGGGAGCCCAACAGCACAGCCGCCCCTCACCAGTGTCATCTCACGGACTGGAGGGCCGGCAGCGATCCCTACCAGTCCCTCTCTGGCTCAAGCACGACCACGGGGACCACGGCCGTTGAGTGTGCCAAGACACGGGGCAGCTCTGAGTCCCTCGTGTCCCCCTCAGTCTCCAGGGCCACGACGccctcccagctctctgccGAGGCAGACCTCAAGACCTCCTCGCCCGGCAGGCCCACAGGGCTGATGTCCCCATCCAGCGGGTACTCCAGTCAGTCGGAGACCCCAACCCCCACCGTACCCACCTCCACCATCCTCGGGCATTCCCCACACCAGGTGCGTGTGAGGCCGCTGGTCCCCGAGAGGAAATCCTCTCTGCCCCCCACGTCCCCCATGGAGAGGAGCCCCAAGGGCAGGCTGTCCTTCGACCTCCCACTGACTCCACCCGCCCACCTCGACCTCTCAGGGCTGAAGATCTCCCTGAAGGGCAAGACGAAGGTCAGCCGGCACCACTCTGACTCCACCTTTGGCACCAAGCTGGCCCAGAAGACCAGTCCCATCACACCCATCATGCCCGTGGTGACACAGTCCGACCTGCGCTCCGTCCGCCTCCGCTCCATCAGCCGCTCGGAGCCAGAGGACAACGCCGATGGCCCGGAGCACACGGAGGAGCCAGCACGCGTCCCCTGCCCGGGGCCGGAGAGGAAAGTGAAGCCACCCGTGGCAGAGAAGCCACCACTGGCCAGACGCCCCCCGTGCATCCTGCCCAAGCCCCCAGTTCTGCGGGAGGAGGGTCCCTTGTCCCCCAAATCCCCgccaggcactgctgccaaGGAGaaggggctggcacaggaggcCGTTGTGGTGCTGCGGAGAGGGGAGCTGAGGAGGGGTCTGGGGGAGCCCCACTTGTCCCTGACCCCGGCGGGGCCCCGGCGGCTCTCGCAGGGCAGCCTGGACGAGCTGCGGCCAGAGCGGGGCGGTGCCGAGGGGGAGCGCAGGAAAGCCAAGGTGCCGCCGCCAGTGCCCAAAAAACCCAGCGTGCTGTACCTGCCGCTCatgccagccccagcacagctggcagctggtGTGGGGGACCTGCcacccacccccagccccatcaTCACGCTGGACACCGAGCCCGCCTGCTGCGACCCTGACGCCGAGGATCTGCCGTCCCCCAAGGCTGTGGGCAGCACGCCTGCCAGCGAGCCCGCCTCAGAGCAAG gcagctcagcagaagCCAGCACGGAGGAGAAGAGCTTTGCCAGTGACAAGACGGCCGAGTCCATCGtggaggaggatgatgaggtGTTCACAACGTCCCGCACCACAGAGGATCTCTTCACGGTGATCCACAG GTCGAAGAGGAAGGTCTTGGGGCGGAAAGAGCCTGGTGACACCTTCAGCAGCCGACCCACCTCCCACTCACCCGTAAAGACTTCAGGCTCCCCAGCTGGTGAGTCCCTGGCAGCAGCGGGCAGCAGTGGGAAGTCTTCCAGCAGGAATGAGGATTTTAAAGCCCTGCTCCAGAAgaagagcagcaaaaccagccCCGGTACTCGGCCATCTGCCGCCGAACTGCTCAAGACCACGAACCCACTGGCCCGGAGGGTCATCACAGAGTTTGCCCCTGAGCTGGACGGTGCAAACAGCCCCAAAAGCCAGCCCTGA
- the NHSL2 gene encoding NHS-like protein 2 isoform X5, whose translation MALSNLSLWIRDAWAVATSNLDLESKKAAPAKLPWQQPVNVFLAAGRPPGMEQLHQEAQLNLQSLLQEEYEEQYTESRVTGQTFRAAGHLPPDTSPEPSPRPPPAKRLEFVLMPPSQRAAEEESTSSAVLGARPPDTSLSLPTSPDKQPPWPRAFPLPPVEEKQWQQPGSIQTNIVPINVSGQHFARHASARHSLFNTETAMNPKSTLRRRRTIIGFPNPSLRDQGSANGPTSSTRAPIAESLSCSFVPETTSGGTPQEISPRPPLSAPLRKTFSDLGARCCQPPAAMDGAASPCASACNGTQGTPFSPPWSPLGYGSPSSLTTGPGKGPTCASPGGSVTSPGPGSPAASTSFFITTEERVGSNGPSFFSGPGPASPAGSGCIQGAKGDFLPGSREEPEPAAGPVQLEVERAGCRFRERSLSVPTDSGSLCSVDIAYAETRRGSANYALGYPSASSEGSTSTDNISLGLEPEGQRRRRSKSISLKKAKKKPSPPTRSVSLIKEGQDGDVGLSAALPKDQRPKSLCIPPELQGHRLVHADPQGSAGREPNSTAAPHQCHLTDWRAGSDPYQSLSGSSTTTGTTAVECAKTRGSSESLVSPSVSRATTPSQLSAEADLKTSSPGRPTGLMSPSSGYSSQSETPTPTVPTSTILGHSPHQVRVRPLVPERKSSLPPTSPMERSPKGRLSFDLPLTPPAHLDLSGLKISLKGKTKVSRHHSDSTFGTKLAQKTSPITPIMPVVTQSDLRSVRLRSISRSEPEDNADGPEHTEEPARVPCPGPERKVKPPVAEKPPLARRPPCILPKPPVLREEGPLSPKSPPGTAAKEKGLAQEAVVVLRRGELRRGLGEPHLSLTPAGPRRLSQGSLDELRPERGGAEGERRKAKVPPPVPKKPSVLYLPLMPAPAQLAAGVGDLPPTPSPIITLDTEPACCDPDAEDLPSPKAVGSTPASEPASEQGSSAEASTEEKSFASDKTAESIVEEDDEVFTTSRTTEDLFTVIHRSKRKVLGRKEPGDTFSSRPTSHSPVKTSGSPAGESLAAAGSSGKSSSRNEDFKALLQKKSSKTSPGTRPSAAELLKTTNPLARRVITEFAPELDGANSPKSQP comes from the exons ATGGCTCTGTCAAATCTCTCCCTGTGGATTCGGGATGCCTGGGCTGTGG CCACCTCTAACCTGGACCTCGAGAGCAAGAAAGCCGCCCCCGCCAAGCTGCCATGGCAGCAGCCCGTGAACGTGTTCCTGGCAGCTGGGCGCCCACCGGGCATGGAGCAGCTGCACCAGGAGGCCCAGCTCAACCTCCAGAGCTTGCTGCAAG AGGAGTATGAGGAGCAGTACACCGAGAGCAGGGTCACCGGGCAGACCTTCCGTGCTGCTGGTCACCTGCCCCCCGACACCTCCCCTGAACCGTCACCTCGACCCCCACCTGCCAAGCGCCTTGAGTTCGTGCTTATG CCCCCGAGCCAGCGAGCGGCCGAAGAGGAGAGCACCAGCAGCGCTGTGCTCGGTGCTCGGCCTCCTGACAcctccctgagcctccccaCCAGCCCGGACAAGCAGCCCCCCTGGCCCAGGgccttccccctgccccccgTGGAGGAgaagcagtggcagcagcccGGCTCCATCCAGACCAACATTGTCCCCATCAATGTCTCGG GGCAGCACTTTGCTAGGCACGCGAGTGCTCGTCACTCCCTGTTTAACACAGAGACCGCGATGAACCCCAAGTCCACCCTGCGGCGTAGACGGACCATTATTGGATTCCCTAACCCGTCCCTGCGAGACCAAG gcagTGCCAACGGCCCCACATCCAGCACACGCGCGCCCATCGCCGagtccctgtcctgcagcttcGTGCCCGAGACCACGAGCGGGGGGACGCCCCAGGAGATCAGCCCTCGTCCGCCCCTCTCGGCCCCGCTGAGGAAGACCTTCAGTGACCTCGGGGCCCGCTGCTGCCAGCCGCCTGCTGCCATGGATGGGGCAGCCAgcccctgtgccagtgcctgcaATGGGACACAGGGCACCCCTTTCTCCCCGCCCTGGAGCCCCCTGGGTTATGGGAGCCCCTCCAGCCTCACCACTGGCCCGGGCAAGGGGCCCACCTGCGCCTCGCCGGGCGGCTCCGTCACATCGCCCGGCCCGGGTTCCCCCGCCGCCTCCACCTCCTTCTTCATCACCACAGAAGAGCGCGTGGGCAGCAATGGGCCCAGCTTCTTCTCTGGCCCAGGGCCCGCTTCCCCCGCCGGCTCCGGCTGCATCCAGGGAGCCAAGGGGGATTTCTTGCCGGGAAGCCGAGAGGAGCCGGAGCCGGCGGCAGGGCCGGTGCAGCTGGAGGTGGAGCGGGCAGGGTGCCGCTTCCGTGAGCGCTCACTGTCGGTGCCCACCGACTCGGGGTCCCTCTGCTCCGTGGACATCGCGTACGCCGAGACCCGGCGGGGCAGCGCCAACTATGCCCTGGGCTACCCCAGCGCCAGCTCCGAGGGCAGCACCAGCACCGACAACatctccctggggctggagcccgaggggcagcggcggcggcgctcCAAGAGCATCTCCCTGAAGAAGGCCAAGAAGAAGCCCTCGCCACCCACACGCAGCGTCTCGCTGATCAAAGAGGGGCAGGACGGTGACGTGGGGCTGAGCGCGGCGCTGCCCAAGGACCAGCGGCCCAAGAGCCTGTGCATCCCACCGGAGCTCCAGGGCCACCGGCTGGTGCACGCCGACCCCCAGGGGAGTGCGGGCAGGGAGCCCAACAGCACAGCCGCCCCTCACCAGTGTCATCTCACGGACTGGAGGGCCGGCAGCGATCCCTACCAGTCCCTCTCTGGCTCAAGCACGACCACGGGGACCACGGCCGTTGAGTGTGCCAAGACACGGGGCAGCTCTGAGTCCCTCGTGTCCCCCTCAGTCTCCAGGGCCACGACGccctcccagctctctgccGAGGCAGACCTCAAGACCTCCTCGCCCGGCAGGCCCACAGGGCTGATGTCCCCATCCAGCGGGTACTCCAGTCAGTCGGAGACCCCAACCCCCACCGTACCCACCTCCACCATCCTCGGGCATTCCCCACACCAGGTGCGTGTGAGGCCGCTGGTCCCCGAGAGGAAATCCTCTCTGCCCCCCACGTCCCCCATGGAGAGGAGCCCCAAGGGCAGGCTGTCCTTCGACCTCCCACTGACTCCACCCGCCCACCTCGACCTCTCAGGGCTGAAGATCTCCCTGAAGGGCAAGACGAAGGTCAGCCGGCACCACTCTGACTCCACCTTTGGCACCAAGCTGGCCCAGAAGACCAGTCCCATCACACCCATCATGCCCGTGGTGACACAGTCCGACCTGCGCTCCGTCCGCCTCCGCTCCATCAGCCGCTCGGAGCCAGAGGACAACGCCGATGGCCCGGAGCACACGGAGGAGCCAGCACGCGTCCCCTGCCCGGGGCCGGAGAGGAAAGTGAAGCCACCCGTGGCAGAGAAGCCACCACTGGCCAGACGCCCCCCGTGCATCCTGCCCAAGCCCCCAGTTCTGCGGGAGGAGGGTCCCTTGTCCCCCAAATCCCCgccaggcactgctgccaaGGAGaaggggctggcacaggaggcCGTTGTGGTGCTGCGGAGAGGGGAGCTGAGGAGGGGTCTGGGGGAGCCCCACTTGTCCCTGACCCCGGCGGGGCCCCGGCGGCTCTCGCAGGGCAGCCTGGACGAGCTGCGGCCAGAGCGGGGCGGTGCCGAGGGGGAGCGCAGGAAAGCCAAGGTGCCGCCGCCAGTGCCCAAAAAACCCAGCGTGCTGTACCTGCCGCTCatgccagccccagcacagctggcagctggtGTGGGGGACCTGCcacccacccccagccccatcaTCACGCTGGACACCGAGCCCGCCTGCTGCGACCCTGACGCCGAGGATCTGCCGTCCCCCAAGGCTGTGGGCAGCACGCCTGCCAGCGAGCCCGCCTCAGAGCAAG gcagctcagcagaagCCAGCACGGAGGAGAAGAGCTTTGCCAGTGACAAGACGGCCGAGTCCATCGtggaggaggatgatgaggtGTTCACAACGTCCCGCACCACAGAGGATCTCTTCACGGTGATCCACAG GTCGAAGAGGAAGGTCTTGGGGCGGAAAGAGCCTGGTGACACCTTCAGCAGCCGACCCACCTCCCACTCACCCGTAAAGACTTCAGGCTCCCCAGCTGGTGAGTCCCTGGCAGCAGCGGGCAGCAGTGGGAAGTCTTCCAGCAGGAATGAGGATTTTAAAGCCCTGCTCCAGAAgaagagcagcaaaaccagccCCGGTACTCGGCCATCTGCCGCCGAACTGCTCAAGACCACGAACCCACTGGCCCGGAGGGTCATCACAGAGTTTGCCCCTGAGCTGGACGGTGCAAACAGCCCCAAAAGCCAGCCCTGA